One Hippoglossus hippoglossus isolate fHipHip1 chromosome 5, fHipHip1.pri, whole genome shotgun sequence genomic window carries:
- the edem1 gene encoding ER degradation-enhancing alpha-mannosidase-like protein 1, with amino-acid sequence MQWRSIVVGLVVLRLSLGWVLWLAFGLGPNVICGFNFQLGFNLRKLDVLFGEEKGSEPGGGSWSQRVHGPRYEESATTCAKPEEDSPRRPYLSFFDGNKDEYVRRYSSFPDALKAEMKDMARDMFYFGYDNYMKYAFPEDELNPIACEGRGPDVLNPSNININDVLGNYSLTLIDTLDTLLVLGNVTEFQRAVKLVIETVSFDKDSTVQVFEANIRILGSLISSHILLTDPKHPFGKVGLEGYDNELLHLAHDLAVRLLPAFENTSTGIPYPRVNLKTGVPADSINETCTAGAGSLLVEFGILSRLIGDSTFEWVARRAVRALWKLRSNETGLLGNVVNIQTGQWVGKQSGLGAGMDSFYEYLLKSYILFGEKEDYRMFQASYESIQNHMRRGRESCNEGEGDPPLYVNVNMFSGEIMNTWIDSLQAFFPGLQVLNGDIDNAICLHAFYYAIWKRFGALPERYNWQLQAPDVHFYPLRPELVESTYLLYQATKNPFYLHVGMDILQSLEKNAKVRCGYATLHHVVDKSKEDRMESFFLSETCKYLYLLFDEDNPLHHSDNKYIFTTEGHIVPIDKRFREKQWNDLFPCEEGALAETEPNSRPPSSNFSNCSRIPEERRYTLPLKSVYMRQIDHMVGLF; translated from the exons ATGCAATGGAGGTCAATAGTGGTCGGTCTCGTGGTGCTGAGGCTCTCCCTCGGCTGGGTGCTGTGGCTCGCGTTCGGACTGGGACCCAACGTCATCTGCGGGTTCAACTTCCAGCTCGGCTTCAATCTGCGCAAACTGGATGTGCTGTTcggggaggagaaggggagcgAGCCGGGGGGCGGCTCGTGGTCCCAGCGGGTCCACGGCCCCAGATATGAGGAGTCGGCGACCACCTGTGCCAAGCCCGAGGAGGACTCGCCCAGGAGACCCTACCTGAGCTTCTTCGACGGCAACAAGGACGAGTACGTGCGGCGATACAGCTCGTTCCCCGACGCCCTGAAAGCCGAGATGAAGGACATGGCCAGAGACATGTTCTACTTCGGATACGACAACTACATGAAATACGCTTTCCCCGAGGACGAGCTGAATCCCATCGCCTGTGAAGGGAGGGGACCCGACGTGCTGAACCC gtcaAACATCAACATAAACGATGTCTTGGGGAACTACTCCCTGACGTTAATTGACACCTTAGACACTCTGTTG gtgcTTGGCAACGTGACAGAGTTCCAGAGAGCCGTCAAGCTGGTTATAGAAACTGTATCTTTTGATAAGGACTCGACGGTGCAAGTTTTTGAGGCAAACATAAG GATCTTGGGAAGCCTTATCTCCTCTCACATCCTGCTGACTGACCCAAAACATCCGTTTGGCAAAGTGGGCTTGGAAGGTTACGATAATGAGCTGCTTCACCTGGCTCATGACTTGGCCGTCCGCTTACTGCCGGCCTTCGAGAACACCAGCACAGGCATTCCTTACCCCAGG GTGAACCTGAAGACTGGTGTCCCCGCTGACAGCATCAATGAGACTTGCACTGCAGGAGCTGGGTCCCTGCTGGTGGAGTTTGGAATTCTGAGCCGCTTGATCGGCGATTCCACATTTGAGTGGGTAGCCAGACGAGCAGTTAGAGCTCTGTGGAAGCTGAGGAGCAATGAAACCGGTCTGTTAG GTAATGTAGTTAATATCCAAACGGGCCAGTGGGTCGGGAAGCAGAGTGGCCTCGGAGCTGGTATGGACTCATTCTATGAGTACCTGCTGAAATCATACATCCTTTTTGGGGAGAAAGAGGACTACAGGATGTTTCAAGCTTCTTATGAGAGCATACAGAACCACATGAGGAGAGG GAGAGAGTCGTGTAATGAAGGCGAGGGTGACCCGCCTCTCTACGTTAATGTGAACATGTTCAGTGGGGAAATTATGAACACCTGGATTGACTCTCTTCAGGCCTTCTTTCCTGGGCTGCAG GTGCTGAATGGTGATATAGATAACGCCATTTGCCTACATGCCTTCTACTATGCCATCTGGAAGCGCTTCGGGGCGTTGCCGGAGAGATACAACTGGCAGCTGCAGGCTCCTGACGTGCACTTCTACCCCTTGAGACCAGAGCTGGTGGAGTCGACCTATCTGTTGTACCAG gCGACCAAAAATCCTTTCTACTTGCATGTTGGAATGGATATTCTCCAGAGCCTTGAGAAAAATGCCAaagtcag ATGTGGGTACGCCACTCTCCACCACGTCGTTGACAAATCCAAAGAGGATCGTATGGAGAGCTTCTTCCTCAGTGAGACCTGCAAATACCTTTACCTG CTCTTTGATGAGGACAACCCACTTCATCACTCCGATAACAAGTACATCTTCACCACAGAGGGCCACATCGTGCCTATAGACAAGCGCTTCAGGGAGAAGCAGTGGAATGATTTGTTTCCGTGCGAGGAGGGGGCACTGGCAGAAACAGAGCCCAACTCCCGGCCACCTTCCAGCAACTTCAGCAAT TGTAGCAGGATCCCAGAGGAGCGACGGTACACTCTGCCACTGAAGAGTGTCTACATGAGGCAGATCGACCACATGGTGGGACTTTTCTAA
- the LOC117761019 gene encoding ADP-ribosylation factor-like protein 8B-A yields the protein MLALMNRLLDWFKSLFWKEEMELTLVGLQYSGKTTFVNVIASGHFSEDMIPTVGFNMRKVTKGNVTIKIWDIGGQPRFRSMWERYCRGVNAIVYMVDAADREKVEASTNELHNLLDKPQLQGIPILVLGNKRDLPTALDEKQLIEQMNLAAIQDREICCYSISCKEKDNIDITLQWLIQHSKSRRS from the exons ATGCTGGCTCTCATGAACCGGCTGCTGGACTGGTTCAAGTCCCTGTTCTggaaggaggagatggagctgaCGCTGGTCGGCCTCCAGTACTCggggaaaacaacatttgtaaaCGTGATCGCT TCGGGGCATTTCAGTGAAGACATGATCCCTACAGTCGGGTTCAACATGAGGAAGGTCACTAAAGGAAACGTCACCATCAag ATTTGGGATATAGGAGGGCAGCCGAGGTTCAGGAGCATGTGGGAGCGCTACTGTCGGGGGGTTAATGCGATTGT GTACATGGTCGATGCAGCAGATCGAGAAAAGGTGGAGGCGTCTACAAACGAGCTTCATAATTTACTAGACAAACCTCAGTTGCAAGGAATTCCT ATTCTGGTACTCGGCAACAAAAGGGATCTTCCCACTGCACTAGATGAAAAGCAGCTCATCGAGCAAAT GAATCTGGCAGCTATTCAGGACAGAGAGATATGCTGCTACTCCATTTCCTGcaaagagaaagacaacatTG atatCACGCTTCAGTGGCTCATCCAGCACTCAAAATCCCGGAGGAGCtga
- the tnfrsf18 gene encoding tumor necrosis factor receptor superfamily member 18 isoform X2, translating into MSHTLVMMVPLKCSVAFIYVLSIWTMGYARSCGGQQALIDELCCDRCGPGEYLKEYCNEHDKTVCSPCAEGFYSDHFNIFDRCEECQSCQHEYAEKCTSTTNAKCSCRSGFLCSNSKCSTCEENKCVAGERVNRTDIPQVGQLIKYSYRCEAACTAHAYFDVKEETCKQRTQCSAFGLAELFPGNKTHNSVCDLHGM; encoded by the exons ATGAGCCACACACTGGTCATGATGGTTCCTCTGAAGTGTTCTGTTGCATTTATATATGTGCTGAGTATTTGGACTATGGGATATGCTAGAAGCTGTGGTGGGCAACAGGCTTTGATCGACGAACTGTGCTGTGACCGGTGTGGTCCAG gtgAATATTTGAAGGAGTATTGCAATGAGCATGATAAAACTGTCTGTAGCCCCTGTGCTGAGGGCTTCTACTCTGACCACTTCAACATCTTTGACAGATGTGAGGAATGCCAGTCATGCCAACATG AATATGCTGAGAAATGTACATCAACCACAAATGCAAAATGTTCGTGTCGCTCGGGTTTCCTGTGTTCCAACAGCAAGTGTTCGACTTGTGAGGAAAACAAGTGTGTTGCGGGGGAGAGAGTGAACAGAACAG ACATTCCCCAAGTTGGACAGTTGATTAAGTATTCCTACAGGTGTGAGGCAGCATGTACTGCTCATGCCTATTTCGACGTGAAAGAGGAAACCTGCAAGCAAAGGACACA GTGCAGTGCATTTGGACTTGCGGAACTGTTTCCAGGAAACAAAACCCACAACTCAGTTTGTGATTTGCATGGTATGTGA
- the gnat1 gene encoding guanine nucleotide-binding protein G(t) subunit alpha-1, whose amino-acid sequence MKIIHQDGYSLEECLEFIVIIYSNTLQSIMAVVKAMGTFNINYGHSDQQDDARKLMHLADTIEEGSMPKELADIILRLWKDTGIQACFERASEYQLNDSAGYYLSDLERLVQPGYVPTEQDVLRSRVKTTGIIETTFGLKDLNFRMFDVGGQRSERKKWIHCFEGVTCIIFIAALSAYDMVLVEDDEVNRMHESLHLFNSICNHRYFAATSIVLFLNKKDVFLEKIKKAHLSMCFPDYDGPNTFEDAGNYIKNQFLDLNMRKDIKEVYSHLTCATDTENVKFVFDAVTDIIIKENLKDCGLF is encoded by the exons AATTATCCACCAAGATGGTTACTCGCTTGAAGAGTGCTTGGAGTTCATCGTCATCATCTACAGCAACACCCTGCAGTCGATCATGGCCGTTGTGAAGGCCATGGgcacattcaatattaattatGGCCACTCTGATCAGCAG GACGACGCCAGGAAACTCATGCATCTTGCAGACACCATCGAGGAAGGCTCCATGCCTAAAGAGTTAGCAGACATCATTCTGCGCCTGTGGAAGGACACTGGCATCCAGGCATGCTTTGAAAGAGCCTCCGAGTACCAACTCAACGACTCCGCTGGATA CTACCTGAGTGACTTGGAGCGGCTGGTCCAACCAGGCTATGTGCCCACTGAGCAGGACGTGCTGCGATCAAGAGTGAAGACCACCGGTATCATCGAGACCACGTTTGGCCTCAAAGACCTGAACTTTAG AATGTTCGATGTGGGTGGCCAGAGGTCAGAGAGGAAGAAGTGGATTCATTGTTTCGAAGGCGTGACCTGTATCATCTTCATTGCTGCTTTGAGCGCCTACGACATGGTGCTGGTGGAGGATGATGAAGTG aatCGAATGCACGAGAGTCTTCACTTGTTCAACAGTATCTGCAACCATCGCTACTTCGCCGCCACCTCCATTGTACTCTTCCTCAACAAGAAAGACGTGTTCCTTGAGAAGATCAAGAAAGCTCATCTCAGCATGTGCTTCCCTGACTACGATG gACCCAATACCTTTGAGGACGCTGGTAACTACATCAAAAATCAGTTTTTGGATCTGAACATGCGCAAAGATATCAAAGAAGTCTACTCTCACTTGACCTGcgccacagacacagagaacgTCAAGTTTGTGTTTGACGCTGTAACCGACATCATCATCAAAGAGAACCTGAAAGATTGTGGTCTCTTCTAA
- the tnfrsf18 gene encoding tumor necrosis factor receptor superfamily member 18 isoform X1 produces MSHTLVMMVPLKCSVAFIYVLSIWTMGYARSCGGQQALIDELCCDRCGPGEYLKEYCNEHDKTVCSPCAEGFYSDHFNIFDRCEECQSCQHEYAEKCTSTTNAKCSCRSGFLCSNSKCSTCEENKCVAGERVNRTDIPQVGQLIKYSYRCEAACTAHAYFDVKEETCKQRTQCSAFGLAELFPGNKTHNSVCDFFAMLYRPQQYDSWHQLPAALSLLPGDCVYCLCEESMEA; encoded by the exons ATGAGCCACACACTGGTCATGATGGTTCCTCTGAAGTGTTCTGTTGCATTTATATATGTGCTGAGTATTTGGACTATGGGATATGCTAGAAGCTGTGGTGGGCAACAGGCTTTGATCGACGAACTGTGCTGTGACCGGTGTGGTCCAG gtgAATATTTGAAGGAGTATTGCAATGAGCATGATAAAACTGTCTGTAGCCCCTGTGCTGAGGGCTTCTACTCTGACCACTTCAACATCTTTGACAGATGTGAGGAATGCCAGTCATGCCAACATG AATATGCTGAGAAATGTACATCAACCACAAATGCAAAATGTTCGTGTCGCTCGGGTTTCCTGTGTTCCAACAGCAAGTGTTCGACTTGTGAGGAAAACAAGTGTGTTGCGGGGGAGAGAGTGAACAGAACAG ACATTCCCCAAGTTGGACAGTTGATTAAGTATTCCTACAGGTGTGAGGCAGCATGTACTGCTCATGCCTATTTCGACGTGAAAGAGGAAACCTGCAAGCAAAGGACACA GTGCAGTGCATTTGGACTTGCGGAACTGTTTCCAGGAAACAAAACCCACAACTCAGTTTGTGATTT TTTTGCTATGCTGTACAGACCGCAGCAATACGATTCTTGGcatcagcttcctgctgctctctctctgcttcctggCGATTGTGTCTACTGTCTGTGTGAAGAATCTATGGAAGCATAG